The Heyndrickxia acidicola sequence GTAATTCCGCAAATATAACGGTATATTTTGTGAACTTTCTTTGTATGGTTATCACAAAAACATTAATTTTTAGTTATTTTATATCCTTACCAATTTTCCTAATATCATCATACCCCTAATGGGAGAATGTTTCTATACTTTACTGCACAAAAGGGGTCAGACTCCTTTTGTGCAGTAAAGTAATAAAGGATTCACTTTGTTGCGATTGTCCGATGAGATATCGCAGATGTAAAGGCAGCTATAGCAAGGGCGCTCAAAATGGTATTATTTGATATTATTTTTTCAAAAAGCAGGTTATATTTGATTATAATGGGTAAATAATTATTCGGAGAAGTTATATGAAAATGAGGTGCATAATTGTATGGACACCTACGAATATCTACTTATAATGAAAGAATTAAGCCGATTATTCCGGGATTATGAGAAGTGTTCTGATCCTGGAATAAAAAGAGAAATATGTACAGACATTGAGCTTTTAAGCGAGGTTATAGCGTCTTAACCTAACCATCTTCAAATAATGGCTGAGATAGAGGATCCATTTTAATAGCAACGCTTATTCCTCCTTTTTTAATACATTCTTACATTTAAATGCATGCCGTTTTAGGTATGTATTTTTTTATGTTTATAAGGGCTGGTTAATTAAAAATCGGATCCCGCCGGATCCGATTTATGGTGATACACGGTAAAAAGCTTTAATTAAGGCTCTTTTCGTAAACTTTGTTTCTATTGGACATGAAAATATCATTTTAAATATATATTCCGTAATAAAACTTGTAAAAAACATACGAAAAGATGCCACGAAGATAGACAACACACGGAATAATCCTTTGTACGTAAAGCAACAATCTATGCGAAAACATCCTTAATTAAACGTTTGATTAAATCCTTATTTGAGGATGTGTTTAGCGCCAATATAGCGGTCTTTCCAATATTTATCAGACATGTTCACTGTTTTTACCCCTTTAGAAGTAGCTCCAATGAATTTTCCTCCTCCCAAGTAAATCGCTGCGAAGGAGACCTTCCCTTTTACTGGGCCAGTTGCATAGAAGACCAAATCGCCTTGTTTTAAATTCTTGAGGCTGACGGCTTTCCCTATTTTATACTGATCTGCGCTAGTGCGCGGAATAAACAGCTTTGTTGCTGCTTTTTT is a genomic window containing:
- a CDS encoding C40 family peptidase is translated as MMILQVRKTKSFIAIAAIFALAAAFLYTPLAKASASINYGEEVGAVSKLYEGKTYQYGGTSPSGFDAGGFTQYIYKKAATKLFIPRTSADQYKIGKAVSLKNLKQGDLVFYATGPVKGKVSFAAIYLGGGKFIGATSKGVKTVNMSDKYWKDRYIGAKHILK